One region of Streptococcus salivarius genomic DNA includes:
- the rplM gene encoding 50S ribosomal protein L13: protein MNKTTFMAKPGQVERKWYVVDATDVPLGRLSAVVASVLRGKNKPTFTPHTDTGDFVIVINAEKVKLTGKKATDKIYYTHSMYPGGLKQISAGELRSKNAVRLIEKSVKGMLPHNTLGRAQGMKLKVFVGGEHTHAAQQPEVLDISGLI from the coding sequence AACAAAACAACATTTATGGCTAAACCAGGCCAAGTTGAACGTAAATGGTATGTCGTTGACGCAACTGATGTGCCACTTGGACGTCTTTCTGCAGTAGTTGCTAGCGTACTTCGCGGAAAAAACAAACCAACTTTCACACCACACACTGATACAGGTGACTTCGTAATCGTTATCAATGCTGAAAAAGTTAAATTGACTGGTAAAAAAGCAACTGATAAGATCTACTACACTCACTCAATGTACCCAGGTGGATTGAAACAAATCTCAGCAGGTGAACTTCGTTCTAAAAATGCTGTTCGTTTGATCGAAAAATCAGTTAAAGGTATGCTTCCACACAACACTCTTGGACGCGCACAAGGTATGAAATTGAAAGTCTTCGTTGGCGGTGAGCACACTCACGCTGCACAACAACCAGAAGTACTTGATATCTCAGGACTTATCTAA
- the rpsI gene encoding 30S ribosomal protein S9, translating into MAQAQYAGTGRRKNAVARVRLVPGTGKITVNKKDVEEYIPHADLRLVINQPFAVTSTEGSYDVHVNVVGGGYAGQSGAIRHGIARALLQVDPDFRDSLKRAGLLTRDTRMVERKKPGLKKARKASQFSKR; encoded by the coding sequence ATGGCACAAGCACAATATGCAGGTACAGGACGCCGTAAAAACGCCGTTGCACGCGTACGTTTGGTTCCAGGTACTGGTAAAATCACAGTTAACAAAAAAGATGTAGAAGAATACATCCCACACGCAGACCTTCGTCTCGTTATCAACCAACCTTTTGCAGTTACTTCAACTGAAGGTTCATACGACGTACACGTTAACGTTGTAGGTGGTGGATACGCTGGTCAATCAGGTGCGATCCGTCACGGTATCGCTCGTGCACTTCTTCAAGTAGATCCAGACTTCCGCGATTCATTGAAACGCGCTGGACTTCTTACTCGTGATACACGTATGGTTGAACGTAAGAAACCAGGTCTTAAGAAAGCTCGTAAAGCTTCACAATTCTCAAAACGTTAA